The Daucus carota subsp. sativus chromosome 2, DH1 v3.0, whole genome shotgun sequence genome includes a window with the following:
- the LOC108209042 gene encoding protein DAMAGED DNA-BINDING 2 translates to MASRRSQFPQVVIGRDSDSEESLSDEEEEFVEEEDDEEVEEVEEEEEDEEVETKDEEKTQEGLSEDNKGKAPITISLKKVCKVCKKTGHEAGFKGATYIDCPMKPCFLCKLPGHTTITCPHRVATEYGVIPATHKNTQNALDFIFERQLRPKITKIKPKLVIPNYVTGAVVRYHSRRVTCLEFHPTKYNIILSGDKKGHLGVWDFIRVCEKTVYRNIHSCILNHMKFNPRNDGTVYGASSDGTISCTDLETGLTSSLMNLNPNGWQGASTWRMLYGLDVNPENGLVLVADNFGYLYSVDSRSNSQVGEAVLIHKRGSKVTGLHCNPVQPNLLLSCGNDHFARLWDIRRLEAGSSLYQLSHKRVVNSAYFSPQSGSKILTTSQDNRIRVWDSIFGNLDSPSREIVHSHDFNRHLTPFRAEWDPKDPSESVAVVGRYISENYRGLAALHPVDYINTSTGQLIAAVMDPNIMTISPVNKLHPQYDILASGSSRSIYIWKPDKDSSEFIEQKVKKNILLCGKAEKKRKSKGDGDESDDDISKAKKSIKSAKTKTKANSIVLKAKDKC, encoded by the exons ATGGCCTCAAGAAGATCGCAGTTTCCACAAGTGGTGATTGGGAGAGACTCAGACTCAGAAGAAAGCTTAtcagatgaagaagaagaatttGTAGAAGAAGAAGACGACGAAGAGGttgaagaagttgaagaagaagaagaagatgaagaggtCGAAACAAAAGATGAGGAGAAAACACAAGAGGGTTTGTCCGAAGACAACAAAGGAAAGGCGCCCATTACTATCAGTCTTAAAAAAGTTTGTAAA GTGTGTAAGAAAACAGGTCATGAAGCAGGGTTTAAGGGGGCAACTTACATTGATTGTCCTATGAAACCTTGTTTTCTCTGCAAATTGCCGG GACATACGACAATCACCTGTCCTCATCGAGTTGCCACTGAATATGGTGTTATTCCAGCAACCCACAAAAATACACAGAACGCCTTGGACTTCATTTTTGAACGACAATTGAGACCCAAAATTACAAAG ATTAAACCAAAGCTTGTTATACCAAATTATGTGACCGGTGCGGTAGTTAGATACCATAGCCGAAGGGTTACATGCTTGGAATTTCACCCAACTAaatataacattattttatCTGGTGATAAG aaaggaCATCTTGGAGTTTGGGATTTTATCCGTGTGTGTGAAAAGACAGTTTATCGGAACATACATAGTTGCATACTCAATCACATGAA GTTCAATCCGAGAAATGACGGCACAGTATATGGAGCATCCTCAGATGGAACAATCAGCTGTACAGACTTGGAGACAGGTCTTACATCATCATTGATGAACCTTAATCCGAATGGGTGGcag GGCGCAAGCACATGGAGGATGCTCTACGGGCTGGATGTAAATCCAGAGAATGGTCTTGTGCTTGTTGCAGATAATTTTGGATATCTTTACTC GGTTGATAGCCGTTCTAATAGCCAAGTTGGGGAGGCTGTCTTGATTCATAAAAGGGGAAGCAAAGTTACAGGGCTGCACTGCAATCCTGTTCAGCCAAATCTCCTCCTGAGTTGTGGAAATGATCACTTT GCTCGTTTATGGGATATTCGCCGATTGGAGGCTGGATCTTCTTTGTATCAGCTTTCACATAAACGTGTAGTGAACTCAGCATACTTTTCTCCACAGAGCGGCAGTAAAATACTTACCACATCGCAAGACAATCGCATTCGTGTATGGGATTCTATTTTCGGGAATCTGGATTCTCCGAGTAGAGAAATTGTACACAGTCATGATTTCAATCGACATTTGACCCCCTTCCGAGCTGAATGGGATCCAAAG GACCCTTCGGAGTCGGTTGCAGTTGTTGGACGTTACATAAGTGAAAATTACAGAGGACTTGCTGCACTGCATCCTGTTGATTATATTAACACCAGCACGGGGCAACTGATTGCTGCGGTCATGGACCCCAACATCATGACTATAAGCCCTGTGAACAAGCTGCATCCTCAGTATGATATTCTGGCATCTGGCAGCTCAAG GTCAATATACATCTGGAAGCCTGACAAGGATTCGTCCGAGTTCATCGAGCAGAAAGTTAAAAAGAATATCCTTCTTTGTGGTAAGGCTGAAAAGAAAAGGAAGTCCAAGGGCGACGGTGATGAGTCAGATGATGACATCTCGAAAGCTAAGAAGAGCATCAAGTCCGCAAAAACGAAGACGAAAGCAAACTCAATAGTCCTAAAGGCCAAGGACAAGTGTTGA